A genomic region of Candidatus Dormiibacterota bacterium contains the following coding sequences:
- a CDS encoding S8 family serine peptidase, with translation MKTCHRDLRTTGAVNDRGRLAGAIAAAVLGTFLAGTPLGAQTTTPIFVELKSPDPVVVARARAAAQGKAFDEALQRSSIRLAQDQLLQGLVAAGIPYTLTSTTLALPSGAVSLIDRYADLINAVRLEVGGWDVGKIRRMSAVRHISVDVGKQLVLDHSVPYIRANCPSDPSGTPSACGSARSLGLRGTGQVIAVLDTGIHAGLGQGAGGGHPMFDDRVDDAHFEDRNAFNHPDMRPVRMQGEPFLPGTHHTKVVYRALFGGNAVVGDDTGHGTMVSTTAAGLKARTGPNDGSVVVEGVAPGALVMDYKVCPSLACTDQQILFSLEDSIRPVDVAGNPKPVATVVNMSFGDSTGDPDDAIGTAAGNLQFAGVVPEASAGNDGPDENIIGSPAAHRLVIATAATNDPGVAPNSIDVLNADRATIKPGTPKMLADFATESNATMKISAPIVENYVYAGFADTVADVPLAANGHICLAQRGGTVGLFGAKANNCAARGAKAVVIFNNVPGPIGVVLAPSVNVPVFTISLEDGILLRDGAGLGFDASGVSNLPIRINPEDAALFVPDTAAFSSRGPNNDFRVVKPDLTAPGVAILMGASPTGIPVILGDPDFYNSADGTSFSGPHLSGSAALVRDALSRPGFTPSQVRAALMNGTTNLRKADGTPIPDTDANNFIHETGAGLADLVRAVTVKAIMGTNNLNGAGGPDDTAQPDFLPSHSFGELGLIGTGASAKTASQRRAITVTLADMSGASGTYSLRLVDAGALRGDITRPLGTPGFSASLGRTSVSVGANGKATFDVNIAVDGTAAGLQVAGPDVNGDPAVEFLWYVVAARSDGSETLRMPFFARFAKGSGVAGGKASGDGWILGSGAGQKANFHFNARFEGSAPAGRIRYESGGGLSLTGDVRTLSVDGAQFRASFGGNCTLGDGSPCQYTADVEDNAEPGNGADRFAVRVTRPGGAPVHSNDGLLGGGNIRIGG, from the coding sequence ATGAAAACCTGCCATCGGGACTTGCGCACGACTGGAGCCGTCAACGATCGAGGACGCCTCGCCGGGGCGATCGCGGCGGCCGTCCTGGGGACCTTCCTGGCAGGTACGCCGCTCGGCGCGCAAACGACGACGCCGATCTTCGTCGAGCTGAAATCTCCCGATCCGGTCGTCGTGGCCCGCGCGCGCGCCGCCGCTCAGGGGAAGGCGTTCGACGAGGCCCTGCAGCGCTCGTCGATCAGGCTGGCGCAGGACCAGCTCCTCCAGGGCCTGGTCGCGGCCGGGATCCCGTACACGCTGACGAGCACCACGCTGGCGCTTCCGAGCGGAGCCGTGAGCCTCATCGACCGCTACGCCGACCTGATCAACGCGGTCCGCCTCGAGGTGGGAGGCTGGGACGTGGGCAAGATCCGGCGGATGAGCGCCGTCAGGCACATCAGCGTCGACGTCGGCAAGCAGCTGGTGCTCGACCACAGCGTGCCGTACATCCGCGCCAACTGCCCGTCCGATCCGAGCGGCACCCCCTCCGCCTGCGGCAGCGCGCGCAGCCTCGGTCTGCGGGGGACGGGCCAGGTGATCGCGGTGCTCGACACGGGGATCCATGCCGGCTTGGGGCAGGGCGCGGGCGGAGGCCACCCGATGTTCGACGACCGGGTCGACGACGCCCACTTCGAGGACCGCAACGCCTTCAACCATCCCGACATGCGCCCGGTGCGGATGCAGGGCGAGCCGTTCCTGCCGGGAACGCACCACACGAAGGTGGTCTACAGGGCGCTCTTCGGTGGCAACGCCGTCGTCGGCGACGACACCGGACACGGGACGATGGTCTCGACCACCGCGGCCGGGCTGAAGGCGCGCACCGGTCCGAACGACGGCAGCGTCGTGGTCGAGGGGGTGGCGCCCGGGGCCCTGGTGATGGACTACAAGGTCTGCCCCAGCCTGGCCTGCACCGACCAGCAGATCCTGTTCAGCCTGGAGGACTCGATCCGGCCGGTGGACGTCGCGGGCAACCCGAAGCCGGTGGCGACGGTGGTCAACATGAGCTTCGGGGACTCGACCGGCGACCCGGACGACGCCATCGGCACGGCCGCGGGCAATCTCCAGTTCGCGGGGGTCGTCCCCGAGGCCTCGGCCGGGAACGACGGACCCGACGAGAACATCATCGGCTCCCCGGCGGCGCACCGGCTGGTGATCGCGACTGCGGCGACGAACGACCCGGGGGTGGCCCCGAACAGCATCGACGTGCTGAACGCGGATCGGGCGACAATCAAGCCGGGCACGCCGAAGATGCTCGCCGACTTCGCCACCGAGTCGAACGCCACGATGAAGATCAGCGCGCCGATCGTGGAGAACTACGTCTACGCCGGCTTCGCCGATACGGTGGCGGACGTGCCCCTCGCGGCGAACGGCCACATCTGCCTGGCGCAGCGGGGCGGGACGGTCGGTCTCTTCGGGGCCAAGGCGAACAACTGTGCCGCGCGGGGGGCGAAGGCCGTCGTCATCTTCAACAACGTCCCCGGACCGATCGGGGTCGTCCTGGCCCCTTCGGTCAATGTCCCCGTCTTCACCATCTCGCTGGAGGATGGGATCCTGCTGCGTGACGGCGCGGGCCTCGGCTTCGACGCCAGCGGTGTCTCCAACCTCCCGATCCGCATCAATCCCGAGGACGCGGCGCTCTTCGTGCCGGACACGGCGGCGTTCAGCTCCCGAGGCCCGAACAACGACTTCAGGGTGGTCAAGCCGGATCTCACCGCTCCGGGCGTCGCCATCCTTATGGGGGCCTCGCCCACCGGCATCCCGGTCATCCTGGGCGACCCCGACTTCTACAACAGCGCCGACGGCACCAGCTTCTCCGGGCCGCACCTGAGCGGGTCGGCCGCCCTAGTGCGCGACGCCCTCTCCCGGCCCGGCTTCACGCCCAGCCAGGTGCGCGCCGCGCTCATGAACGGAACGACGAACCTGCGCAAAGCCGACGGCACGCCGATCCCGGACACCGACGCCAACAACTTCATCCACGAGACCGGCGCCGGCCTCGCCGATCTGGTACGGGCCGTCACGGTGAAGGCGATCATGGGGACCAACAACCTGAACGGCGCCGGCGGCCCCGACGACACGGCCCAGCCCGACTTCCTCCCCAGCCACAGCTTCGGCGAGCTGGGGCTGATCGGCACCGGGGCCTCCGCGAAGACCGCCTCCCAGCGGCGGGCCATCACCGTGACGCTGGCCGACATGTCCGGCGCCTCCGGTACCTACAGCCTGAGGCTCGTCGACGCTGGGGCGCTGCGCGGCGACATCACCAGGCCCCTCGGCACGCCGGGGTTCAGTGCCTCCCTCGGCAGGACCTCCGTCTCGGTCGGGGCCAACGGCAAGGCGACGTTCGACGTGAACATTGCCGTGGACGGGACCGCCGCCGGGCTGCAGGTCGCCGGCCCGGACGTCAACGGCGATCCGGCCGTCGAGTTCCTCTGGTATGTGGTCGCCGCCCGCTCCGACGGCAGCGAGACGCTGCGCATGCCGTTCTTCGCCCGATTCGCCAAGGGCTCCGGGGTGGCCGGAGGCAAGGCGAGCGGCGACGGCTGGATCCTCGGGAGCGGCGCGGGCCAGAAGGCCAACTTCCACTTCAACGCCCGCTTCGAGGGGTCAGCGCCCGCCGGCCGGATCCGGTACGAGTCCGGCGGCGGGCTGTCGCTGACCGGGGACGTCAGGACGCTCTCGGTCGACGGCGCCCAGTTCCGCGCCAGCTTCGGCGGCAACTGCACGCTCGGGGACGGATCCCCCTGCCAGTACACCGCCGACGTCGAGGACAACGCCGAGCCCGGCAACGGGGCGGATCGCTTCGCAGTACGGGTCACCCGCCCGGGTGGCGCTCCGGTCCACTCAAACGACGGCCTTCTGGGAGGGGGCAACATCCGGATCGGAGGATGA
- a CDS encoding NADPH-dependent F420 reductase — protein MRVGILGSGLMGGKLGTLFARAGHEVAFSYARSKEKLDKLARDAQGNARAGTPRDAARDADALLLAVHWSRIDDVLKQAGDLSGKVIVSCSLPMNVDNTELVVAHTSSGAEELAKMIPKARVVSAFNTVPSEVLFGVFEARRKVSRPSLVCCGDDKSGKAVVVELIREVGFDPVDAGPLQIARYTEPFALLVAQLAYEGKGGPELAYRFERFGK, from the coding sequence ATGCGAGTTGGCATTCTGGGTTCGGGGTTGATGGGCGGCAAGCTCGGGACGCTCTTCGCGCGTGCGGGGCATGAGGTGGCATTCAGCTATGCGCGCAGCAAGGAGAAGCTGGACAAGCTCGCGCGGGACGCCCAGGGAAACGCGCGGGCGGGCACACCGAGGGATGCCGCACGGGATGCCGACGCACTCCTGCTCGCGGTGCACTGGTCGCGAATCGACGACGTACTGAAACAAGCGGGCGACCTGTCCGGCAAGGTGATCGTAAGCTGTTCGCTTCCGATGAATGTTGACAATACCGAACTCGTCGTCGCCCACACCTCGTCGGGGGCGGAGGAACTTGCAAAGATGATTCCGAAAGCTCGGGTCGTCTCCGCATTCAACACCGTGCCCAGCGAAGTGCTTTTCGGCGTGTTCGAAGCCAGGCGCAAGGTCAGCCGACCGAGTCTGGTGTGCTGTGGCGACGACAAGAGCGGCAAGGCGGTGGTCGTTGAGCTGATCCGCGAGGTGGGTTTCGATCCGGTGGACGCCGGTCCCCTGCAGATCGCCCGATACACCGAGCCGTTCGCGCTGCTCGTCGCCCAGTTGGCATACGAGGGAAAAGGGGGCCCGGAGCTGGCGTACCGGTTCGAGCGGTTCGGCAAGTAG
- a CDS encoding PrsW family intramembrane metalloprotease, protein MPFQKHFLFSLLVIAVVVLGSAVAFLFVPHGPRTALEGARASLDYYTLEREYARLVDADVYNLDNHRGLLDAHLSIPKMTRMRHSTIVRDDTQIQDRYNRYIKSNDPKLRDIGLYGMGYFFAREQLPDRGLEYFDKIVNRDMPYLNNSIGYLYWHEKRQPDRARPYFEREIALKGNVDGAVSNLAELFWEQRKLGEMDALSRDAALGRYFPMHALRYLELAERRYGAYMMTLLRSEASAVTWMSLLSSLSIALMFLAYIYFVDVFENERISLLAAIFGMGVLSGVLASMFYDLAGSYLGVKETGRGLQDLGFFIFGVGLFEETAKVIPVLIAVFLWKKWNESVDILVFAAVSALGFACIENVGYFSRVAIGLIVGRSLSAVVMHVCLTSLAVYGLFHRRYMRDSWGVIWVFGCFGAAVLAHGLYDFFLSSSIGLGIVSTLILIYLIIVFRNMLENALDQSEFFSGSTFKINLSVYLFYGVLGILLMQFSILAVQYGLNLSLSNLGLNILKFYFLCFILIVGFGNLKLVKHKWRSILSRER, encoded by the coding sequence ATGCCCTTCCAGAAGCATTTCCTGTTCTCGCTCCTGGTCATCGCCGTGGTCGTCCTCGGCTCGGCCGTCGCCTTTTTGTTCGTTCCGCACGGGCCGCGTACCGCCTTGGAGGGCGCGCGAGCCAGCCTGGACTATTACACCCTGGAAAGGGAATATGCCAGACTCGTCGACGCGGACGTCTACAATCTCGACAATCACCGCGGCCTGCTGGACGCCCATCTTTCCATCCCCAAGATGACTCGCATGCGGCACAGCACGATCGTGCGCGACGACACGCAGATCCAGGACCGTTACAACCGCTACATCAAGTCCAACGATCCAAAGCTGCGCGACATCGGTCTTTACGGGATGGGCTATTTTTTCGCCCGCGAGCAACTGCCGGACCGCGGCTTGGAATACTTCGACAAGATCGTCAATCGCGACATGCCTTACTTGAACAACTCCATCGGCTACCTCTACTGGCACGAAAAGAGGCAGCCGGACCGCGCGCGTCCATATTTCGAGAGGGAGATCGCCCTCAAAGGAAACGTGGACGGCGCGGTCTCGAACCTGGCCGAACTGTTCTGGGAGCAACGGAAGCTCGGAGAGATGGACGCGCTGAGCCGGGACGCGGCCCTGGGCCGGTATTTCCCGATGCACGCACTGAGGTACCTGGAATTGGCTGAGCGACGCTACGGCGCCTACATGATGACCCTGCTCCGGTCCGAAGCGAGCGCCGTGACCTGGATGAGTCTCCTGTCCAGCCTGTCGATCGCCCTGATGTTTCTGGCTTACATCTACTTCGTGGACGTGTTCGAGAACGAGAGGATTTCCCTCCTTGCAGCCATCTTCGGAATGGGAGTTCTTTCCGGAGTGCTGGCCTCGATGTTCTACGACCTGGCCGGTTCTTACTTGGGAGTCAAGGAAACCGGGCGGGGGCTTCAGGACCTGGGCTTCTTCATCTTCGGGGTGGGTCTGTTCGAGGAGACCGCGAAGGTCATCCCCGTGCTGATCGCGGTCTTCCTGTGGAAGAAGTGGAACGAGTCTGTGGACATCCTTGTGTTCGCGGCCGTGTCCGCCCTGGGATTCGCCTGCATCGAGAACGTGGGCTACTTCAGCCGGGTGGCCATCGGGCTCATCGTAGGGCGGTCGCTTTCAGCCGTGGTCATGCATGTCTGCCTGACCAGCCTGGCGGTGTACGGTCTCTTTCACCGGCGCTACATGCGCGACTCCTGGGGCGTGATCTGGGTCTTCGGCTGTTTTGGCGCGGCCGTCCTGGCCCATGGGCTCTATGATTTCTTTCTGTCGTCTTCCATCGGGCTCGGCATTGTGTCGACGCTCATCCTCATCTACTTGATCATTGTCTTCCGCAACATGCTCGAGAACGCTCTGGACCAGTCCGAATTTTTCTCGGGGAGCACGTTCAAGATCAATCTGTCCGTCTATCTCTTTTACGGGGTCCTGGGCATCCTCCTGATGCAGTTTTCCATCCTTGCCGTCCAATACGGCTTGAACCTCTCGTTGAGCAACCTGGGCCTGAACATCCTGAAGTTCTATTTCCTTTGTTTCATATTGATCGTGGGCTTCGGCAACCTCAAGCTCGTGAAGCACAAGTGGCGCTCAATTCTTTCACGGGAACGGTAG
- a CDS encoding DUF1428 domain-containing protein, with protein sequence MARYVDGFVVPVPKKKLAAYRRMAQTAGRVWRDHGALEYIESVADDVKRGKWTSFPRSVKLKSNETVVFSYIVYKSKAQRDRINAKVMKDPRLAKMMDPKAMPFDGKRMFWGGFKTLVTR encoded by the coding sequence ATGGCACGTTACGTCGACGGCTTCGTCGTTCCCGTCCCGAAGAAGAAACTCGCGGCCTACCGCCGAATGGCGCAGACGGCCGGCAGAGTCTGGCGCGACCACGGTGCTCTCGAGTACATCGAGAGCGTGGCCGACGACGTCAAGCGGGGCAAATGGACCTCGTTTCCGCGGAGCGTCAAGCTGAAGAGCAACGAGACTGTGGTCTTCTCGTACATCGTCTACAAGTCCAAGGCGCAGCGCGACCGTATCAACGCCAAGGTGATGAAGGATCCCCGCCTCGCCAAGATGATGGACCCCAAGGCGATGCCGTTCGACGGCAAGCGGATGTTCTGGGGCGGCTTCAAGACCCTGGTCACGCGCTGA